The stretch of DNA AGCACCTGTCTTGCTTCTGATCTGGAATGCCATCAATGCACCGCCGTCATCGAGGTTGGCGCCGATCCAATCCCAGCCGCTGGCGTCTGGATCGACGTACTCGCTGAACCACTCGTGATCGAGCCACGCGCTGCCGGTGACGGCGACCGGCTTGCCGTTGCGGGTAACATTGCCGCTCACTTGCAGGTGCGGTTCGCTGTAGTAGTAGCTGGCCTGGCCCGGGCGCGGGCCCTTGCGCGAGTAGCCGCGTTGATCTTCCGGCATCACGGCCTGGCCAGGGGTCAGTTTGATGTCATATTTGAACTGCGCGCTGTCGACATGGACGGTGTAGCTGCCGTCGGCGGCGCGCACCATGTGCCAGTCTTCCAGCTTGACGTTGGTGTCGCCGGTTTTGGCGTAGGACAGGCCGAAGCCTTCGCGCGCGGAGCGCTGGTCGTGCAGTAGTTTGCCGTTGGCCGGGTCGGATACAGCGGCGTGGCCGATGATCAGCTGCTTGGGCGCGAACTGGCTCGGGTTATCGCGGTCGTGCGTGGTGGCGCTGCGGAAGAAGGTGACCTGGAAGCCGAGCGGCTTGCCGTCCGGCGTATCGAGCCAGCCGGTGACGTACCACCATTCGGTTTTGAATTCGGGATGGGCGCCGTAGTCCTTGGGGAAGGACAGCGCGGCGCCGGCCGGTAGCGGCGTGACGGTCGCAAATTCCGGCGCGGCGGCATATACCGGCAACGACAGCGCGAACGCCAGCGTGACTGCGACGAGGCGG from Duganella dendranthematis encodes:
- a CDS encoding lipocalin-like domain-containing protein, with amino-acid sequence MFIRLLRLVAVTLAFALSLPVYAAAPEFATVTPLPAGAALSFPKDYGAHPEFKTEWWYVTGWLDTPDGKPLGFQVTFFRSATTHDRDNPSQFAPKQLIIGHAAVSDPANGKLLHDQRSAREGFGLSYAKTGDTNVKLEDWHMVRAADGSYTVHVDSAQFKYDIKLTPGQAVMPEDQRGYSRKGPRPGQASYYYSEPHLQVSGNVTRNGKPVAVTGSAWLDHEWFSEYVDPDASGWDWIGANLDDGGALMAFQIRSKTGAKLWAHATWRDASGKITQFAPDQVSFSPQRRWRSPRTNAEYPVATRLTTGGTVWDVVPLQDDQELDSRRSVGAVYWEGAVTLNRDGKRIGRAYLELTGYVSAMKL